The Actinopolymorpha sp. NPDC004070 genome includes the window GGTGCTGACCATGACCGCCGGTACCGGCGTGATCATGTGGTTCGGCGAGCTGATCACCGACCGCGGCGTGGGCAACGGCATGTCGGTGCTGATCTTCGTGTCGATCGCGGCGGGCTTCCCGACCGCGCTGTGGGGCATCCGCCAGCAGAAGGGCTGGGTCACCTTCCTCGCGGTGATCGCGATCGGCCTGGTCATCATGGGCGCCGTCATCTACGTCGAGCAGGCCCAGCGCCGGATCCCGGTGCAGTACGCCAAGCGGATGCTCGGCCGGCGCGCCTACGGCGGCAGTTCGACGTACATCCCGCTCAAGGTCAACCAGGCCGGCGTCATCCCGGTGATCTTCGCGTCCAGCCTGCTCTACGTGCCGGTGCTCGCCGCGCAGTTCAATCCGAACGCCCCGTGGGCGCAATGGATCACCACCAACATCTCCCGGGGCGACCACCCGGCCTACATGCTCGGCTTCTTCCTGTTGATCGTGGCGTTCACGTACTTCTACGTGGGCATCACGTTCAACCCGACGGAGGTTGCCGACAACATGAAGAAGCACGGCGGCTTCATCCCGGGCATCCGGGCCGGCAAGCCCACCGAGGATTACCTGCAGTACGTGCTCTCGCGCATCACCGCGCCGGGTTCGCTCTACCTCGGTGTGCTGGCGCTGATCCCGCTGATCGCGTTCGCACTCATCGGGGCCAACCAGAACTTCCCGTTCGGCGGCACGTCCATCCTGATCGTGGTCGGGGTGGGTCTCGACACGGTGAAGCAGATCGAGAGCCAGCTCCAGCAGCGGCACTACGAAGGGTTCCTGCGTTGACGCGCCTGCTCATCATGGGTCCACCCGGCGCGGGCAAGGGCACCCAGGCGAAGAAGATCGCCGAACGACTGCACGTCCCGGCCATCTCGACCGGCGACATCCTGCGGCGCAACGTCGAGGACCGCACGCTCCTCGGCCGGGAGGCGGCCCGCTACCTCGACGCGGGTGAGCTCGTTCCGGACGAGATCATCAACGGCATGGTGCGGGCCCGGCTGGACGAGCCGGACACCGAAGGCGGCTTCCTGCTCGACGGCTACCCGCGCACGCTCGCCCAGGTGGGCACGCTCGACGACATCCTCGCCGACGAGGGGGTGTCACTGGAGCGGGTGCTGGTGCTCACCGTCGACCCCGACGAACTGGTCAAGCGGGTGCTCAACCGCGCCCAGGAGAGCGGCCGCAGCGACGACACCGAGGACGTCATCCGGCGCAGGCTGGAGGTCTACTCCGAGCAGACCGAGCCGCTGCTCGACGTGTACGCCGGACGTGGGCTCCTGGTGCCGGTGAACGGCATGGGCGAGGTCAACGAGGTGACCGAACGGGTGCTGTCCGCGCTCGCGAAGTAAGCGGGGCGACAGGAGGCACCGTGTTCTCAGACCGCAGGCTGCACCTGAAGAAGCCGGCCGAGATCTCGCTCATGCGGGCGGCCGGCCTGGTGGTCGGGCAGACCCTGGAGGCGCTGCGCGCCGCCGTGGCGCCGGGCGTCACCACCGCCGACCTGGACGCGCTGGCGGAGGAACGGATCCGGGCCAGCGGCGCGGTGCCGTCGTTCCTCGGCTACCACGGTTACCCGGCCTCGATCTGCACGTCGGTCAACGACGAGGTGGTGCACGGGATCCCGGGCGGCCGGACCCTGCGTGAGGGCGACCTCATCTCGATCGACTGTGGCGCGATCGTGGAGGGCTGGCACGGCGACGCGGCGATCACCGTCCCGGTGGGGGAGGTGGAGCCGCGGCTGCTCGAGCTCGCCCGGGTCTGCGAGGAGGCCCTGTGGCGCGGACTGGCCGCGGTGCGCGCCGCCGGCCGCCTCAGCGACGTGTCCGCCGCGGTGGAGACCTACGTACGCGGGCAGGGCGACTACGGCATCGTCGAGGACTACGTGGGCCACGGGATCGGCACCCAGATGCACATGCCGCCCAACGTCCCCAACCTCGGCAAGCCCGGCAAGGGCCCGCGGCTGCAGCCGGGGCTGACGATCGCGGTGGAGCCGATGATCACCCTGGGCTCCCAGGACACCGACGTCCTCGAGGACGACTGGACCGTGGTCACCCGTGACGGCGGCACGGCGGCGCACGTGGAGCACACGGTGGCGCTGACGGAGACCGGCCCGTGGGTCCTCACCGCGCTGGACGGGGGAGCGGCGAAGTTCGCCGAGCTCGGAATCGCCGTCGGCGGGCAGGACAGCCAGCCCGTCGGGTAGGGCCGGCATTCTCGATCCGCTTCACGTGGGTACGGCGTACCAGCGACCCGGGTAGCGACACCGATCCCTCGGGTAGGGCGAACCCCACCATGGGTGAGGGGGAGTACTCCCCTCACCCTGGGGGGTCATCCCGGATGCGGTCCCGCACGCGTCCGGGCAGACTGTCCACGTGCCATATGGACCGGACATGCGCGCCTCCGACGACGACCGGGAGAAGATTGCCTCCCGGCTTCGCGACGCGCACGCGGAGGGACGGCTGTCCCTCGGGGAGTTCCAGGACCGCCTGGACGCGCTCTACTCCGCACAGACCTACGGCGAGCTGGAGCCGCTCGTACGCGACCTGCCGGTGACCCGCGCGCCTCGGACCCAGGCGGTGGTTCCCGGCCGGCCGCCGGCCGCCGACCATCCCGCCCGCTCGGCCCGCCGGGACAAGGGGCTCGCGGTCATGTGGACCATCTGGGCGGCGGCCGTGGCGGTCAATCTGGTCGTCTGGCTCCTGGTCAGCATCACCAACGGGCTGGAGTACTTCTGGCCGATCTGGGTGGCCGGCCCGTGGGGCGCGGTCCTGGGCACGATCACCGTGGCCCGGCGGTACGTCCGGGACTGAGCGGGCTCACTCCGGCCCGATCGGGCGTGACCAGGCCTGATCGGGCCTGGTCCGGATGGACGGACACCCGCTGGAAGCAGCTAGGATCGAGACAGCCGCCCGAGCCGGTCGATTCGGCCCGGTTCGGTGGGGTTCCGGTGACATTTCGGGGGCCGGCGAGGGCCGACTGGAGGTCGGTTCGGTGCCGGTTTCGCATCCTGCCCACCTGTGACGTAAACTCTGACGTCGGTCTTTCCCTGCCCAGCGGCTGGTCGATTGTGCGTGGGCGGGCACAGATGCGGGTGGGCAGCGACCAAGACGTACGCCCGCGACGTTCACACAAGCCAGGCGAAGTGCGGAGGACATGCCGAAAAAGGAAGGTGTCATCGAGATCGAGGGCACGGTTGTCGAGGCGCTCCCCAACGCGATGTTTCGCGTGGAGCTCCAGAACGGCCACAAGGTCCTCGCGCACATCAGCGGCAAGATGCGGCAGCACTACATCCGGATCCTTCCCGAGGACCGCGTGGTGGTGGAGCTCTCACC containing:
- a CDS encoding adenylate kinase; the encoded protein is MLIMGPPGAGKGTQAKKIAERLHVPAISTGDILRRNVEDRTLLGREAARYLDAGELVPDEIINGMVRARLDEPDTEGGFLLDGYPRTLAQVGTLDDILADEGVSLERVLVLTVDPDELVKRVLNRAQESGRSDDTEDVIRRRLEVYSEQTEPLLDVYAGRGLLVPVNGMGEVNEVTERVLSALAK
- the secY gene encoding preprotein translocase subunit SecY, which codes for MLTAFVNAFKTPDLRKKLLFTLFIIALFRVGSVLPTPGVDAAAVRRCLNPALSGGGNNIYGMLNLFSGGALLQLSVFALTIMPYITASIIIQLLTVVIPRLETLKKEGHSGTQKITQYTRYLTIGLAILQSTTIVALARSGRMFQGCNETIIPNDSILTLVTMVLTMTAGTGVIMWFGELITDRGVGNGMSVLIFVSIAAGFPTALWGIRQQKGWVTFLAVIAIGLVIMGAVIYVEQAQRRIPVQYAKRMLGRRAYGGSSTYIPLKVNQAGVIPVIFASSLLYVPVLAAQFNPNAPWAQWITTNISRGDHPAYMLGFFLLIVAFTYFYVGITFNPTEVADNMKKHGGFIPGIRAGKPTEDYLQYVLSRITAPGSLYLGVLALIPLIAFALIGANQNFPFGGTSILIVVGVGLDTVKQIESQLQQRHYEGFLR
- the map gene encoding type I methionyl aminopeptidase, with product MFSDRRLHLKKPAEISLMRAAGLVVGQTLEALRAAVAPGVTTADLDALAEERIRASGAVPSFLGYHGYPASICTSVNDEVVHGIPGGRTLREGDLISIDCGAIVEGWHGDAAITVPVGEVEPRLLELARVCEEALWRGLAAVRAAGRLSDVSAAVETYVRGQGDYGIVEDYVGHGIGTQMHMPPNVPNLGKPGKGPRLQPGLTIAVEPMITLGSQDTDVLEDDWTVVTRDGGTAAHVEHTVALTETGPWVLTALDGGAAKFAELGIAVGGQDSQPVG
- the infA gene encoding translation initiation factor IF-1 yields the protein MPKKEGVIEIEGTVVEALPNAMFRVELQNGHKVLAHISGKMRQHYIRILPEDRVVVELSPYDLTRGRIVYRYR
- a CDS encoding DUF1707 domain-containing protein, with the translated sequence MPYGPDMRASDDDREKIASRLRDAHAEGRLSLGEFQDRLDALYSAQTYGELEPLVRDLPVTRAPRTQAVVPGRPPAADHPARSARRDKGLAVMWTIWAAAVAVNLVVWLLVSITNGLEYFWPIWVAGPWGAVLGTITVARRYVRD